The Chiroxiphia lanceolata isolate bChiLan1 chromosome 4, bChiLan1.pri, whole genome shotgun sequence genome includes the window ACTGGTTCTGAGGAACAGTGAATCTcataaaaaaaccactttgttCCTTCTTTCTACCTtgatttattccattttttcttgcctttcagtgacaaaaagaaagcaggatttttttcttagtcaGGGAGGTACCTATTGTGCTGCCAGCCAGGTCAGTGAGACAAGGAATATGTCTAGTTCCCACACAAAATCCAAGATGACAGTATTATTCTTCCTCCCCAGCAGACTTAGGGATATGTAGCTCTTGGGGAAGCATCATCATTTAAAGTTTTTTCCACGCTGCAATAGAAATTTCCCAGCTGTAGGTCCCCAAATCCTGCTCCATTCATTCATTCAGCAGCAAACCACGTTGGCTCCATGGTTCACCTAATGTCTCTTGTTCCTGGGCAGGGCTTCCTGATGACCAGATCCAGAAGGGCAAGGACATCAAGAGCACCACAGAAATTGTGCAGAATGGGAAAAAGTTCAAGGTCACCACGACCACTGGCTCCAAAGTGCTGACAAATGAGTTCACCATTGGGGAGGAGACTGAGATGGAGCTGCctacaggagagaaaacaaaggtgAGTGATCAGCCActcctctgccagggctgtATAGGCACAGTGACATTAACTTTCCCTTCCAGCCATTCCCTCCACATTTGAGCAAAGGGACTGAGGTGTTAAAGCACTTCTGTGCTTCTTGCATTTGTAAAGCTATTTTAATACCTGGTCTGGAAAACACTGGAAGCCAGTGTTTTAATATCCCATTTGGAAAAAGAGGATAGAGATGCTTTGGTAATTTTTTCTGACAGCAAAAGTTCTGAAAGATTTGAGGTGGAAGGGATTGACTTTTTGTCATATTGCAGCACAAAACATACCTCCACCTTCTTTTTATTGACTCAAAGGTAGTGCAGGAAGGTCAGACAATGAATCATAAACCAATAAATCTCTCCTTTAAAGCCCTAGTAGCTGTTAACTTCTCTGCTACCCTTTTCCACTGCTTCTGTTTACACTGGGTGAGATGATTTGGCAAGGTGAGGAGTTATCACCCTTGAAACTGGGTCAGCTCCCGTTCCTGGACGTTAGTTTCTAATGGTTCAGAAAATGTCAAGGCAGCACCACTGGCAAATATTGCCTCTCACCTCTACCTCAGGAGAAGATGATATTTCAAGGACTTTTTAAAGAGGGATGTTCACCAAAAAAATGCCCCGGTGAATCAGGCTCTGGAACTGTACTGGCTATATCATGATTTCCAGCATCATTGAAGTCCCTTTGGCGTAAAGCAGGGGGAAATAGCTGTTAGAAGAGTGTTATCCTCCACAAATAAGCAGCTCAAGGACAGATGAACACATCTTATAGCTGGGCAAGACAGATAAACAGAGCTGGTCTTTGCTGGGTTATTTATTTGAGTGATTTCAGTGATCAGTGATAGCTGCCCCGGGGTGCTGGTGCTGTCTGTAGCCTTTTAAGATGTGCAGCATCTGAGGGGCAGAGACTCAGCAGATGTGCCTGTCCCTTGGAGATCTTTCCAGCTGTGACTGAGTTTCTGAAAGCTCCTTTAATAGTTTCCCACCTTGATTGAGACTTCCCTCAGGCCCCATGCTCTCACCCAGCTCCAGTCACCTCACCCCAAAGGAGGTTTCTGCAGCAGTGTTCAATAGGTGGGTAGGTGGAGAGGAGATGACATGGCATGCCCTGGCCCAGCCCAGGTGGCTCTGCAGTCCTCTCCTACTACAAAATGCAGGGGTTGAGGTGGCCTCCAGCAATAACCTGAATGCCTCTGTGTCCTCCTACCAGGCTACTGTGCAGCTGGAGGGTAACAAACTGATCACAAACATGAAAGGGATGAAATCCATCACCGAGCTCAATGGAGACACCATCACTCATGTAAGTATGGAAAGGCAATGGCTGGGGTAACAGTGCTTAGAAGTGCATCCAGGGTTTGGCTCTAGAAAGCTACAGAGATGCTGGGGACCTtggggaggtgctggagaagaGCATGTGCCTGCATGCAGGCTCTGCAGCGAGGCACTGAGGGCAGATTCTCATTAGAGTCTGACCCAGAAAGTATTTATAAGACCCGAGTTTAGGCACTGCTGGTCAAGGTTTCAGGTAATGAGGGCATGTTCTCACCCATCCAGAGGTAAAGGTGTGTGTCTGGGCTTGGCACCCTTAAAGAAGAGAGACACAGCAAACTGATCCCAGCTGGGAGATGCCAGGTTAACCCTACCTGCTTTGGGGTATTCATGAAGAAAtccaaagctttaaaaattcagtttatagGAGATAGAGTGGGGATCAGTCCTGTTTTGATTTGCAAGACCAGATCCTTTCTATGTATGAGTTTGGAGCTAAGCACCatgatgatccttatgggtctcttccaacttggGATATCCTATGATTCTACAAATCCATAAAAAGCTAACACTctccatttgtttttcagacGGTGGCGTTGGGTGACCTCACCTACAAGAGAATCAGCAAGAGAGTCTAGAAACCTTGCACGTACCAATCATTTTACTGTGTAAAATGcatccattaaaataaaatttttatgaaaaacttCTTCATTGTCATCAGTCTCTTCACTGCTACTATAAAGAGACTCTAACCTCTAAAATTCATGCAAGCACTGGTAGAAATTGGGCAACAGGCTGAGCTAAGGCTGTGCCAATGTTGTGGGATGGAGTTGAGCCAGGGTACAGGCTCAGAGCCATTGAGTGATCCTCTGAGTTGTGCCCCATGCTGATGAGTgctcttccagctccttcctgggGACAGGTGCCagcatcctgctgggaatgtCCCAGTGGGTCCTGCACCCACGGCTGCCCTGGCTGGGTggatgcaggagcaggaaaagggcTCTGTTCCCTTTCCTTACAAGCACGGCCGAAGTGATCACAAGGTGACCATCAGGGCCAAATGATGAGTGCTTTAGGTGGACTCAAGGAAATGTCAGTGATTCTGCTTGGAAAGCTGCCTTGGAGAAGCAACCAACATGGGAGCAGTTTGTGTGTGTACCAACTGCCATCTACATCCTCACCCCTCTGCAGTAGGATCCAGCCCTACAGGCTCTGGCCATGCCATCTCCTCCCCAACCCTTCTGATTTAGGAGGGCCCTAAACTGTCTTCAGGTGTCCAGTGTGTGTTTCACCCCAAACTGTACCCAATAAATTGGGTTGAACTGGA containing:
- the FABP1 gene encoding fatty acid-binding protein, liver encodes the protein MSFTGKYELQSQENFEPFMKALGLPDDQIQKGKDIKSTTEIVQNGKKFKVTTTTGSKVLTNEFTIGEETEMELPTGEKTKATVQLEGNKLITNMKGMKSITELNGDTITHTVALGDLTYKRISKRV